The following coding sequences lie in one Candidatus Nitrospira allomarina genomic window:
- a CDS encoding rhodanese-like domain-containing protein, translated as MSYTITVSELKARMDKGDKIFLLDVREPHEYSLAKIEGSVLIPLGQVPHSLKQLDPSAEIVAYCHKGMRSADAVGFLLQQGFSNVKNLIGGIEAWSIEIDQSVPRY; from the coding sequence ATGAGTTACACTATCACTGTCAGCGAATTAAAAGCTCGCATGGATAAAGGCGATAAAATTTTTTTGTTGGATGTCCGAGAACCCCACGAATACTCTCTGGCAAAAATAGAGGGATCAGTGCTGATTCCTCTTGGCCAAGTTCCCCATTCTCTGAAACAATTGGACCCAAGCGCTGAGATTGTCGCGTATTGTCATAAAGGAATGCGGAGTGCGGATGCCGTGGGATTTCTTTTGCAACAGGGATTCTCGAATGTTAAAAATCTGATTGGAGGAATTGAAGCCTGGTCCATTGAGATCGATCAA
- the asnS gene encoding asparagine--tRNA ligase has translation MPDQAVVSIEQISQFEGQDITIKGWIRNRRSSGKLSFLTVRDGTGDLQAILSKGEVGDDQFSLCSQLTQESSVILTGKPRRDARAPGGFELDVSKLAVMHIAEPFPIQPKDHGVGFLMEYRHLWLRSRRQHAILRIRHEIIRTCRNFFDDRGFTLIDTPIFTPNACEGTTTLFQTQYFDQVAYLAQSGQLYGEAAATAFGKIYCFGPTFRAEKSKTRRHLMEFWMVEPEMAFADLPDAMQLAEELVSTVIQRVVESRRPELEILERDIPKLEAMAKPFPRITYEEALTRLQQKGVAIQFGDDFGADDETSLAQEFDRPVIVHRYPAAAKAFYMAKDPERPDLALCMDMLAPEGYGEIIGGGQRIHDLDELLTQIKAHDLPEEAFKWYVDLRRYGTVPHAGFGMGIERVVAWICGLDHVRETIPFPRMLYTLYP, from the coding sequence ATGCCGGACCAGGCGGTCGTCTCGATTGAACAGATTTCACAATTTGAAGGCCAGGACATTACCATCAAGGGATGGATCCGTAACCGACGCTCGAGCGGTAAATTAAGCTTTTTGACAGTGCGTGATGGCACGGGAGATCTCCAGGCTATTTTAAGCAAAGGTGAAGTTGGTGACGACCAATTTTCTTTGTGTAGTCAGTTAACCCAGGAGTCTTCTGTGATTCTGACTGGAAAACCTCGAAGGGATGCTCGAGCGCCAGGTGGATTCGAGCTTGATGTATCCAAATTGGCAGTGATGCACATCGCAGAACCCTTTCCCATCCAACCGAAAGACCATGGAGTTGGTTTCCTGATGGAATATCGGCATCTTTGGTTGCGGTCGCGACGCCAGCACGCCATTTTACGGATTCGCCATGAAATAATTCGGACGTGTCGGAATTTTTTTGATGATCGAGGTTTTACCTTAATTGATACGCCGATTTTTACGCCAAACGCCTGCGAGGGCACCACGACCTTATTTCAAACTCAATATTTTGACCAGGTAGCCTATTTAGCCCAAAGTGGTCAATTGTATGGAGAAGCGGCTGCAACGGCTTTTGGGAAAATATACTGCTTTGGTCCAACCTTTCGAGCGGAAAAATCAAAAACCAGACGTCATTTGATGGAGTTTTGGATGGTTGAACCGGAAATGGCCTTTGCCGACCTACCGGATGCCATGCAACTGGCAGAGGAATTGGTTTCAACGGTTATTCAGCGAGTGGTAGAATCTCGTCGACCTGAACTGGAAATCTTAGAGCGGGATATTCCTAAATTAGAAGCCATGGCCAAACCGTTTCCGCGAATAACCTATGAAGAGGCCCTGACGCGTCTTCAACAAAAGGGGGTCGCTATTCAATTCGGCGATGATTTCGGAGCCGATGACGAAACATCTTTGGCGCAAGAATTTGATCGTCCGGTGATTGTTCATCGATATCCGGCCGCCGCCAAAGCATTTTATATGGCGAAAGATCCAGAGAGGCCAGACTTGGCGTTATGTATGGATATGCTCGCGCCGGAGGGATATGGAGAAATTATTGGAGGAGGCCAACGAATCCATGATTTGGATGAATTGCTGACGCAAATTAAAGCTCACGACCTTCCTGAGGAGGCCTTTAAGTGGTATGTGGATTTGCGACGATACGGAACGGTTCCTCATGCTGGTTTTGGTATGGGAATTGAGCGAGTCGTTGCCTGGATTTGTGGATTGGACCACGTTCGAGAAACGATTCCATTCCCCAGGATGCTCTATACGTTGTATCCTTGA
- the rsmH gene encoding 16S rRNA (cytosine(1402)-N(4))-methyltransferase RsmH — protein sequence MNDVHIPVLVEEICFWLNPLPGGVYVDCTVGIGGTSLKILEKTGKNAHIIGLDRDYQAIALAKKTLSEYESSVNILHGNFSHIRDFVQESGYEKVDGVVFDLGVSSLQLDQAERGFSFSLSGPLDMRMDQTQKVTAADLVNHLPEKELADVIFTYGEERYSRRIARAIVQARGAGLILTTQALVSVLEGALPFAYKKGRLHFATRTFQALRIRVNRELDLLEPALRDAIDLLKDGGRVCVVAFHSLEDRIVKQTFRSLAQREHPKVALLVKKPVNPSVSEIQQNTRARSAKLRVAERLPEGETL from the coding sequence ATGAATGATGTTCATATACCGGTACTCGTAGAGGAAATCTGTTTTTGGCTTAATCCGCTTCCTGGTGGAGTCTACGTTGATTGTACTGTGGGAATTGGTGGAACGTCGCTGAAGATACTGGAAAAAACCGGAAAAAATGCTCATATTATTGGTTTGGACCGTGATTATCAGGCCATTGCTCTTGCGAAGAAGACATTAAGTGAATATGAATCGTCTGTAAATATACTACATGGGAATTTCTCCCACATTCGAGATTTTGTTCAGGAGTCCGGCTATGAAAAGGTTGACGGGGTTGTGTTTGATTTAGGGGTGTCCTCGTTGCAGTTGGACCAGGCAGAGCGTGGATTTAGTTTTTCCCTGAGTGGGCCATTGGATATGCGAATGGATCAAACCCAGAAAGTAACAGCAGCTGATCTGGTGAATCATCTTCCGGAAAAAGAGTTAGCGGATGTCATCTTTACCTACGGTGAAGAACGGTATTCCCGTCGAATTGCACGCGCAATCGTGCAGGCCAGAGGCGCCGGTCTTATTCTAACCACGCAGGCCTTGGTGTCTGTCCTGGAGGGTGCGCTTCCTTTTGCCTACAAAAAGGGGCGCTTACATTTTGCGACCAGGACCTTTCAGGCGCTTCGGATACGCGTGAATCGTGAATTGGACTTGCTCGAGCCGGCTCTCCGGGATGCCATTGACCTGTTGAAGGATGGCGGAAGGGTGTGTGTCGTCGCATTTCACTCATTAGAAGATCGTATTGTAAAGCAGACGTTTCGTTCTCTGGCGCAGAGAGAGCATCCAAAAGTTGCATTGCTGGTCAAGAAGCCTGTGAATCCGAGTGTGTCGGAAATACAACAAAATACTCGTGCTAGAAGCGCTAAGTTGCGTGTGGCCGAGCGCCTTCCGGAAGGAGAGACCCTATGA
- a CDS encoding peptidoglycan D,D-transpeptidase FtsI family protein, producing MKTPSQDIHPVCRIRSGIVCLGLLCGFVLIGCRLFYLQVLQADVGAHQAQQQHEKTVIVQPDRGVIVDRQGHPLALNVEVSSLYVRPPSLNDPQRVARSLAPVLQMPVKELRDLFTRNQPYVWVKRNIPEPVVKKVEALNISGLGLTKEPHRFYPKGELVSHLVGFAGIDSQGLEGVELQYESYLRGEKNLVKYQRDALGRKLASPPSHDSIPLSTGYHLTLTIDEVVQFIAEAELAQALKQSGAKSGSIVIMDPLTGAILAWALHPTFDPNHLGQFSTQDWRNRLVTDPYEPGSTLKIVVAAAALEEQVMSPDTLIYGGDGKMSVAGTIVHDPAKTSWMTFSEAVAQSSNVGAIKVAMELGQDRVFQYLKAFGFGEKTEIDLPGESSGILREPNKWSGRSLSSIAMGQEIAVTPIQMVTAMSVVANGGWLMTPYVVSSILDSDGQAVLTKDPQPKRRPISLETTDTLTSILELAVEAGTGKRARLAGYRAAGKTGTAQKIDPKTGSYSSSQVIASFVGFAPVERPRLAMLVVIDEPAIGNWGGEIAAPVFRKVAERVLPHLGVLPGKSAVIRTAAANSPISSPQPIVQ from the coding sequence GTGAAAACGCCATCTCAGGACATTCATCCCGTCTGTCGAATACGAAGTGGCATTGTCTGCTTGGGCCTCCTTTGCGGGTTTGTGCTTATTGGTTGCCGACTGTTTTACCTACAGGTCCTCCAAGCGGACGTTGGAGCTCATCAGGCACAACAGCAACACGAAAAGACTGTGATCGTTCAGCCGGATCGAGGGGTCATTGTTGATCGACAAGGTCATCCACTGGCTCTCAATGTGGAAGTGTCCTCATTGTATGTGAGGCCGCCGTCCTTGAATGATCCACAACGGGTTGCCCGATCCTTAGCGCCGGTCTTACAAATGCCGGTCAAGGAATTACGCGATTTGTTCACACGAAATCAGCCATACGTGTGGGTTAAACGCAATATTCCGGAACCGGTCGTCAAGAAAGTGGAGGCATTGAATATATCCGGACTGGGATTGACCAAAGAACCGCATCGTTTTTATCCCAAGGGAGAATTGGTTTCTCATCTCGTGGGGTTTGCAGGAATTGATAGCCAAGGATTAGAAGGGGTGGAACTGCAATATGAGTCCTATCTAAGGGGTGAAAAAAACCTGGTGAAATATCAAAGGGACGCTTTGGGCAGAAAGCTTGCCTCACCCCCGAGTCATGATTCTATACCCTTGTCGACCGGGTATCATCTCACTTTGACCATAGATGAGGTTGTCCAATTCATTGCGGAGGCGGAGTTGGCTCAAGCCTTGAAGCAAAGCGGCGCGAAATCTGGAAGCATTGTGATCATGGATCCCTTAACCGGAGCGATTCTGGCGTGGGCACTGCATCCGACCTTTGACCCTAATCACTTAGGGCAGTTTTCCACTCAGGATTGGCGAAATCGACTGGTGACGGATCCCTATGAGCCGGGGTCAACGTTGAAAATTGTGGTGGCAGCGGCGGCGCTTGAAGAGCAGGTGATGTCTCCAGACACGTTAATTTATGGGGGTGATGGAAAAATGTCGGTGGCAGGGACCATTGTTCATGATCCTGCAAAAACCAGCTGGATGACGTTTTCCGAAGCGGTGGCGCAATCGAGTAATGTGGGTGCGATCAAAGTCGCCATGGAATTAGGGCAAGACCGGGTTTTTCAATATTTAAAAGCGTTTGGGTTTGGAGAAAAAACCGAAATTGATCTTCCGGGAGAGTCCTCAGGGATACTCCGAGAGCCCAATAAATGGAGTGGTCGAAGCCTTTCTTCCATTGCCATGGGTCAGGAAATCGCCGTCACCCCGATTCAAATGGTCACAGCCATGTCAGTGGTGGCCAATGGTGGTTGGCTAATGACGCCTTACGTCGTCTCTTCGATCCTGGATTCAGACGGACAGGCTGTCTTGACCAAAGATCCGCAACCCAAACGGCGACCCATTTCGCTTGAGACCACCGACACGTTAACTAGTATTCTCGAACTGGCCGTAGAGGCAGGAACAGGCAAGCGTGCCAGGCTTGCCGGATATCGTGCTGCGGGAAAGACGGGGACGGCTCAAAAAATTGACCCGAAAACCGGGTCATACTCTTCTTCACAAGTGATTGCCTCGTTTGTCGGATTTGCACCAGTCGAACGCCCGCGTCTTGCCATGTTAGTCGTCATTGATGAGCCGGCGATTGGGAACTGGGGTGGGGAAATTGCCGCTCCGGTCTTTCGAAAGGTCGCAGAGCGCGTCTTGCCCCATTTGGGAGTGTTGCCAGGTAAATCCGCAGTTATTCGGACGGCTGCGGCCAATTCGCCAATTTCTTCACCGCAGCCCATTGTGCAGTAA
- a CDS encoding UDP-N-acetylmuramoyl-L-alanyl-D-glutamate--2,6-diaminopimelate ligase, whose product MTLQELLASLDTVVSEGDLQAEVVSVTEDSRQVKPGSVFVAIKGEHYDGHQFVRLAQKQGAVGVVVEEGFETQNPPLAGDSSALIRVTNSRKALGLLAAKLSGMPSVHLHMVGVTGTNGKTTVTHLAKSLLEAQGHHVGLLGTVGYVFGTERRVASHTTPAPVELQNMLSAMVNAGMDVAVMEVSSHALALDRIAGCEFDIVVFTNLTQDHLDFHHTLDAYFQAKLRLFTECVDSGQKTRPKRALVNADDERASLILQHCSIPTWTYGLHSHADIRAESVRLSMRGTEFLVHSPKGLLTINSQLVGEHNVSNMLAAIGIGLEMGMTVRMIEQALQAVANVPGRFERINEGQPFTVVVDYAHTEDALYRLLRAAQAITKGRIITLFGCGGDRDPGKRPKMGQVAARHSDVVIVTSDNPRTENPATILTQIEQGIQSLLPDERCPYRIITDRAEAIHAAVSEAKDGDLLLIAGKGHEDYQILGTQKIHFDDREEARKAIRRQMGSR is encoded by the coding sequence GTGACGCTTCAAGAGCTTCTTGCCTCACTGGATACGGTGGTAAGTGAAGGGGATCTTCAGGCTGAGGTTGTGTCCGTTACCGAGGACTCCCGACAAGTGAAGCCTGGTTCAGTATTTGTGGCCATCAAGGGGGAGCACTATGATGGACATCAGTTTGTGAGACTGGCTCAAAAGCAAGGGGCAGTCGGTGTGGTGGTGGAGGAGGGGTTTGAGACACAAAATCCACCATTAGCAGGAGACTCGTCTGCGCTCATTCGAGTGACAAATTCCCGGAAGGCTTTGGGGTTGTTGGCGGCAAAACTTTCGGGTATGCCCTCTGTCCACCTGCACATGGTAGGGGTCACGGGGACGAATGGCAAAACCACGGTGACGCATTTAGCCAAATCCCTGCTGGAAGCTCAAGGACATCATGTGGGGCTGTTGGGGACCGTAGGCTATGTGTTCGGGACAGAGCGACGTGTGGCGTCACATACCACCCCGGCTCCTGTCGAACTACAGAACATGTTGAGCGCCATGGTCAATGCCGGAATGGATGTCGCGGTCATGGAGGTCTCTTCCCATGCGTTGGCCTTAGATCGGATAGCCGGCTGTGAATTCGACATCGTCGTGTTTACCAATCTGACGCAAGACCATTTAGATTTTCATCACACGTTGGATGCCTATTTTCAGGCGAAACTCCGTTTATTTACCGAATGCGTCGATAGCGGTCAGAAGACCCGCCCCAAACGAGCCCTCGTCAATGCGGATGATGAACGGGCTTCCCTGATTCTTCAACATTGTTCCATTCCGACCTGGACCTATGGGCTTCATTCCCACGCAGACATCAGAGCCGAATCCGTCCGCCTTTCTATGAGAGGAACGGAATTTCTGGTGCACAGTCCCAAGGGCCTGTTGACAATCAACAGCCAGTTGGTGGGAGAACATAATGTGTCGAATATGCTGGCTGCAATCGGAATTGGCCTGGAAATGGGCATGACGGTTCGGATGATTGAACAAGCCCTGCAGGCAGTGGCCAATGTACCCGGACGGTTTGAACGCATCAATGAAGGCCAACCATTTACGGTCGTCGTGGATTATGCGCATACAGAAGATGCGCTGTATCGGTTACTTCGAGCGGCGCAGGCCATTACAAAAGGAAGAATCATTACCCTGTTTGGCTGTGGGGGCGACCGCGATCCAGGAAAACGGCCCAAGATGGGGCAGGTTGCGGCACGCCATAGCGATGTGGTGATTGTCACGTCCGATAATCCACGAACGGAAAATCCCGCAACAATTCTGACTCAAATCGAACAGGGCATTCAATCCCTGCTTCCGGACGAGCGGTGTCCCTATCGGATCATTACCGATCGCGCCGAAGCCATTCATGCCGCGGTTTCAGAAGCCAAGGATGGAGATCTGTTGTTGATTGCGGGGAAGGGGCATGAAGACTACCAAATTCTCGGCACTCAAAAAATCCATTTTGATGATCGCGAAGAAGCCAGGAAGGCCATCCGGCGACAGATGGGTTCCCGGTAG
- a CDS encoding UDP-N-acetylmuramoyl-tripeptide--D-alanyl-D-alanine ligase has translation MASFEINEVLDATGGRLLLQGPQKGRMLRVQTDSREIKSGDLFLALKGEKFDGHEFVKTACKLGARGVVVEEEQARKMLMQVRQAGPGPVMVVAVNNTLRAYQDLARFHRLRFSIPVVAITGSNGKTTTKEMVYQVLATRWRVHKTQGNFNNAIGVPRTLLGLHSGHQAAVIEMGVDQVGQTTQLCDMTRPTAGVITNVGPDHLEFYGTMARSATSKAELLDWLPRTDGAAILNADDRFFKMFSRKAKCPVISFGMSAQADVRAAGLEWNGRRTEFRLFLPHRKLAKRASVRIMGPHNIANALAGASVGCAMGLSGDDIVSGLQKFRPAPMRSEIRRWGGVLYLYDCYNANPASVKAALESLVELNGARRTIAVLGDMLELGPKEAQFHREIGRHAAKHHVTHLIACGVFGHNMSEGAQKVHGPTQVSVVKDAKEAGALLKTIVKRGDAVLIKASRGAKMERVLDAVRPGS, from the coding sequence ATGGCATCTTTTGAGATCAACGAAGTGCTCGATGCGACAGGGGGCAGGTTGCTCCTACAGGGCCCACAGAAAGGGAGAATGCTTCGAGTGCAAACAGATTCGCGGGAGATTAAATCCGGTGATTTGTTTCTGGCCTTGAAAGGGGAGAAATTCGATGGCCATGAATTTGTGAAAACGGCCTGCAAGCTGGGAGCCCGAGGTGTGGTGGTTGAGGAGGAGCAGGCCCGGAAGATGTTGATGCAAGTACGTCAGGCTGGCCCAGGTCCTGTCATGGTGGTGGCGGTAAACAATACCCTGCGAGCGTACCAGGACTTAGCCAGGTTCCATCGATTGCGCTTTTCAATCCCGGTGGTGGCCATTACCGGCAGCAATGGAAAAACGACGACAAAGGAAATGGTGTATCAGGTGCTGGCGACTCGCTGGCGTGTCCATAAAACGCAAGGGAATTTTAATAATGCCATAGGTGTACCCAGGACGCTCCTGGGTCTTCACTCCGGACACCAGGCTGCCGTCATTGAAATGGGGGTGGATCAAGTGGGGCAGACGACTCAATTGTGTGACATGACCAGGCCTACGGCAGGGGTGATCACCAATGTCGGCCCCGACCATTTGGAATTTTACGGCACAATGGCCAGGTCGGCCACATCGAAAGCTGAACTATTGGATTGGCTTCCTCGAACTGATGGTGCGGCAATTCTGAATGCCGACGACCGATTTTTTAAAATGTTTTCCCGGAAAGCGAAATGTCCGGTGATCTCATTCGGGATGTCGGCTCAGGCGGATGTTCGGGCGGCCGGCTTGGAGTGGAACGGACGGAGAACGGAATTTCGCCTGTTCTTACCGCATCGAAAATTGGCCAAACGAGCCAGCGTGCGAATCATGGGCCCGCACAATATTGCCAATGCCCTGGCCGGCGCGTCAGTGGGTTGTGCCATGGGATTGTCGGGCGATGACATCGTTTCAGGATTACAAAAGTTTCGCCCCGCTCCGATGCGGTCGGAGATTCGCAGGTGGGGTGGAGTGCTGTATCTCTATGATTGTTATAACGCCAACCCTGCTTCAGTCAAAGCCGCGTTGGAATCGCTTGTTGAGCTGAATGGCGCCCGAAGGACGATCGCCGTATTGGGTGACATGCTTGAGTTGGGGCCTAAAGAGGCGCAGTTTCATCGGGAAATAGGACGCCATGCTGCCAAGCACCATGTCACCCATTTAATTGCTTGTGGTGTGTTTGGACACAACATGTCCGAAGGTGCTCAAAAAGTACACGGACCCACACAGGTGTCCGTGGTGAAAGATGCCAAGGAAGCCGGAGCCTTGCTGAAAACCATTGTGAAGCGTGGGGATGCTGTGCTCATTAAGGCTTCCCGTGGAGCAAAAATGGAACGAGTGCTCGACGCCGTCCGCCCCGGGTCCTAG
- the mraY gene encoding phospho-N-acetylmuramoyl-pentapeptide-transferase: protein MLYLWLYPLHTEFAIFNVFRYLSFRIIYAAVTAFLIVFFLAPPMIKKLQTLKLGQKIRTDGPQSHLGKSGTPTMGGLLIIFSVLLSTVLWADISNFYVWLVLLSLVGFGMIGFVDDYIKILRGQSKGLTATQKIVGQLGVALGIGLFFYLSPGYSTELSVPFFKNFTPDLGVFYIPFAVLVIVGCSNAVNLTDGLDGLAVGPVIISAMAYSVVAWAVGNKLVSGYLLVPHIEGAGELAILTASIVGAGLGFLWFNTYPASVFMGDVGSLPLGAALGTVAVVCKHELLLILVGGVFVMEAVSVIFQVASFKSRGKRIFLMAPLHHHFELKGWEEPKVVVRLWIIAIILGLLSISTLKLR, encoded by the coding sequence ATGCTGTATCTCTGGCTTTATCCCCTTCATACCGAATTTGCCATCTTCAATGTCTTTCGGTATCTCAGTTTCCGCATTATTTATGCCGCAGTGACCGCTTTTTTGATTGTATTTTTCCTGGCCCCTCCCATGATCAAAAAATTGCAGACCTTGAAACTCGGGCAAAAAATTCGAACTGATGGCCCGCAATCCCATCTGGGAAAATCCGGTACCCCTACGATGGGAGGATTGCTCATCATCTTTTCGGTATTGCTCTCAACGGTGTTGTGGGCGGATATCTCCAATTTCTATGTCTGGTTGGTCCTCTTATCGCTTGTGGGTTTCGGGATGATCGGATTTGTGGATGATTACATTAAAATTTTACGTGGCCAATCCAAGGGATTGACGGCTACGCAAAAAATCGTTGGACAGTTAGGAGTGGCGTTGGGCATTGGGCTCTTTTTTTATCTTTCTCCTGGATATTCCACGGAACTGAGTGTGCCGTTCTTTAAAAACTTTACTCCCGATTTAGGAGTCTTCTACATCCCATTTGCCGTTCTGGTCATTGTGGGGTGTTCCAATGCGGTGAATCTCACTGACGGGCTGGATGGGTTGGCCGTCGGACCGGTCATTATTTCAGCGATGGCCTATTCGGTGGTAGCCTGGGCGGTCGGAAATAAATTGGTCTCCGGGTACCTGCTCGTTCCTCATATTGAAGGAGCCGGGGAATTGGCCATCCTGACGGCCTCCATTGTTGGGGCGGGATTGGGTTTTCTCTGGTTTAACACATATCCCGCGTCGGTCTTCATGGGCGATGTGGGATCCTTACCTCTGGGTGCGGCCTTAGGGACGGTGGCAGTGGTGTGCAAACATGAATTGTTATTAATCCTGGTTGGCGGAGTTTTTGTGATGGAAGCGGTGTCCGTGATTTTTCAAGTGGCATCGTTTAAGTCCAGGGGAAAGCGAATTTTCCTTATGGCGCCATTGCATCATCATTTCGAACTGAAGGGCTGGGAAGAGCCAAAAGTGGTTGTGCGTTTATGGATTATTGCGATCATTTTGGGCCTCCTAAGTATTAGCACATTGAAATTACGCTAA
- the murD gene encoding UDP-N-acetylmuramoyl-L-alanine--D-glutamate ligase — MEPCGAMEAVNVTPVFPITSWPNKRVTVFGLGRSGRAAADLLLDIGAVVTIVEEHTSQDVEIASAAYRLRGVRVLGGNDVADGLRDLELLVVSPGVPKDHPLLQETVQRGIPVIGEIELAGWFLRAPIIAVTGTNGKSTTVRLIGSILQHCGKRAFVGGNLGIPLCEAVRKQTDPSPGPDYEYIVAEVSSFQLETIHLFKPWVAALLNVTPDHLDRHPTQEDYRAAKQRIFENQTIQDWALINVDDPVVRTLALSARAGVCEFSLTKKVNQGVYLEAGEMRARMHGKDFFIASRDALPMRGDHNVANAMAAMCVGLLCGCSAEDMVRALQGTPTFEHALEVVREWKGITFVNDSKGTNVDATLKALQSFHEPLVLILGGKDKGGDFSQLVDSIKRQVKGVVVIGEATQKILQALDQIKPVTLATSLTDAVSQAVTFASSGDVVLFSPACASFDMFRNYHHRGLEFKRVVGELH; from the coding sequence GTGGAACCCTGTGGAGCCATGGAAGCCGTGAATGTCACTCCCGTGTTTCCCATTACGAGTTGGCCAAACAAGCGTGTCACAGTGTTTGGCCTCGGACGAAGCGGCAGGGCGGCTGCCGATCTCCTTTTGGACATTGGCGCGGTGGTGACGATCGTCGAGGAACACACAAGTCAGGATGTTGAGATCGCGTCCGCCGCGTATCGTCTTCGAGGCGTACGAGTGTTAGGAGGGAATGACGTTGCCGACGGGTTGAGAGACCTCGAACTCCTGGTCGTCAGTCCGGGGGTCCCCAAGGACCATCCTCTTCTCCAGGAGACTGTCCAACGTGGCATTCCGGTTATTGGGGAAATTGAGTTAGCCGGATGGTTTCTTCGGGCTCCGATCATTGCGGTGACCGGAACCAACGGGAAAAGTACCACGGTACGCCTCATTGGATCGATCCTGCAACATTGTGGAAAGCGGGCATTTGTGGGCGGCAATCTGGGTATTCCATTATGTGAGGCGGTGCGCAAGCAAACGGATCCGTCTCCTGGGCCGGACTATGAGTATATTGTCGCAGAAGTCTCGAGCTTCCAATTAGAAACGATCCACCTGTTTAAGCCCTGGGTTGCCGCATTGTTAAATGTGACGCCGGATCATTTGGATCGACATCCCACTCAAGAAGACTATAGGGCCGCCAAGCAGCGTATCTTTGAAAATCAGACGATTCAGGATTGGGCGCTCATTAATGTGGACGATCCTGTGGTGAGAACCCTGGCCTTGTCGGCACGGGCAGGGGTCTGTGAATTCAGTCTTACCAAAAAAGTGAATCAGGGGGTGTATCTCGAAGCAGGCGAGATGAGAGCACGGATGCACGGGAAGGATTTTTTCATCGCTTCACGTGATGCCCTCCCGATGCGCGGAGACCATAACGTGGCAAATGCGATGGCGGCAATGTGTGTCGGATTGCTCTGTGGATGTTCAGCGGAGGATATGGTTCGTGCGCTTCAAGGCACGCCGACCTTTGAACATGCCTTAGAGGTGGTTCGGGAGTGGAAGGGCATCACATTTGTCAATGATTCGAAAGGTACGAATGTGGACGCCACCCTCAAAGCCTTACAGAGCTTTCATGAACCCTTGGTTTTGATTCTTGGTGGAAAAGACAAAGGCGGTGATTTTTCGCAGTTGGTTGACAGTATTAAACGACAGGTCAAGGGCGTCGTGGTGATCGGAGAAGCGACTCAGAAAATTCTCCAGGCCCTGGATCAGATCAAACCGGTGACCCTCGCAACCAGCTTGACGGATGCGGTGTCCCAGGCCGTGACATTCGCGTCCAGCGGGGATGTGGTGTTGTTTTCCCCGGCGTGCGCCAGTTTCGATATGTTTCGGAATTATCATCATCGCGGACTTGAATTTAAGCGGGTTGTCGGAGAACTCCACTAA